The genomic segment acacacatttctccgctgtgggactaataaaggcattcttactGGAGCAGATCACCCTTTGTTTAGTCATTTGACACTGAGCCACATGAGTGGTGTGTGCCCGCCATGAGAGGGCTGTGAAACATTTATGAGCAGGACggccagcagcacagagcactCGGGTGCGAGCAGAGCCATGGCGACTGTTGAGGAAACGTTGAAGTGTCCCGCCTGCCAGGATCTCTTCACAGACCCAGTAACTCTCCCATGCGGACATCACTTCTGTCTCACCTGCATCCGGGCTGTCTGGGAGGGAGACGGGTCTGAGGCGGGCCTTTCCTTCTGTCCGGAGTGTCAGATTCTCCTGCCCTCTGACCTCACTCTGGAGATAAACACCAGCCTCCAGACCAAAGTCAAGGAGTGCGACTCTAACAAGACACAGGCTGCGGAGCTCCAAGCAGCAGCTCCGGGCGGCGGCGCCAGATCAGCATCCACCGTCTACTGTGACCACTGCATCGCGGCGCCGTCGGAGGCTGTGGAGACCTGTCTGACCTGCGATGCCTCGCTGTGCCAGGCCCACGccctgctgcaccagcagaggtCTGCCCTGAGGAAGCACACGGTGGTGGAGGTGACGCGGGACCCGCTGTCCCTGAAGTGCAGGGAGCATCGGGATGAGCTCAAGCTTTTCTGTATGGAGGAACGGGCACCGGTGTGCTGCTTGTGCGTCCTGGTTGGGCCGCACAAGAACCATAAAGCCTGGCAGCTCAGTGAAGCCTGTGCAAACTTTAAGGTGAATATTAGTACAAgttgtcttttattttctgtcaGGATATTCATTCTCTATATGCTCTGTGTTTAGAGAACGTTAGAAACTACTATGAACCAGTTGTTGGAGAGAAGAAGTAAAGCAGAACATGCCATCAAAGACTTAGAGTCACTCTATGCACAAACTGTGGTATGATCCATGTCGAACGCCTCCTCTTCATACAACAAATAAGCAAAGACCCTTTCATATACAACGACTGGTTCATTTTTCCGCTCAGGCGTCCGCTGCCGATTTCAGGGAGAGAATCTCGGACAAGTACAGCCGGATCCGGGTGGTGCTGGATGCCGACGAGCGTCTGATGATGCAGATCATCGACGCAGAGGAGCTAAACACGACCGAGTGGCTGGAGGCCCAGAGGAGCGTCACGGAGGCCCACATCAGAGACATAGACGACCTCAGAGCTTCCAGCAAATCGCTGCTCCAGGAAACCAATGAGCTCAGTGACCCATTGGACTCAACGCCACTACAGGAAGTAGAGAGGAATCTGTGTGACCTCGAGAAGCTGAGAACGGTAGAGAGGCTGGTGGATGATCTCACTGTGTCTCTGTCGCCGCACTTTCCACGAATGTGGTCGTGTTAGTATATCGTTCAACACTTTGCCACGTAATGAAGTCCATCGCAGTCAGTACTGGTCCTGTACCTGTGCACTGAATGTAGATTTGCATTTGCAGATCTATGCTGCCCCGCTCTGGATTCCGAGACAGCTCACCCGAAGGTGGAAATATCCGAGGACGGGAAACAAGTGTGCTGGAGACGACAACCTGCCGGCGAAGGTCCCGGCACCCGGCCGTGCGATTCCCAGTACAGCGTCCTGGCCCAGGACTGCTTCACCACCGGCCAGCACTACTGGGAGGTCATCGTCCAGGACAAACCTTACTGGCTAGTAGGTGTGACCACTGGGCCCAACCACAGAACAGACGCTCCAAGCCAGAGTTCTTCCAGCTTGGGTGTGAACGGCACATCCTGGTGCATTTACCATGCAGACGGGCGGTACATGGCATGCCACGACACCCAGGAGACGCCGCTGTCTGTGGAGAAGAGAGTCAGGAAGCTGGGCGTACTGGCAGATctccagaagggggcgctgtcCTTCTATGACGCCGATGCTATGACGCTGCTTCACgccttctctgtgctgtgcactGACAGTCTGTTCCCCATGCTGAACCCATGCATTGATGTGAACGGGCTGAATAAGCAGCCTCTCACCTTGTTTTCGATCAAGGACCTTTGGGATTCAAATACTAACGCATATCAAAGAGACAAAGACTAAACGTAGTGAACAGTCTTGAACAATTTACTTGTTTCATGTTTATTCAATTTATGCTCATGTTCTGTGAATTTCATAGAGGAAAGATCTACTGAAAATAAAGAGACTGGACTTTCTTCAGAGCTTcctaaaatactgtatattatacacTGTATTACTGTGAGCCTCCAGTTTGGATTTCTAATACAGAACCTTCAAGCAAGAaagtaatattttcatttttctatttCACTTTTTTTAGCGGAATGTGCAGCAAATATTTCACCACTGTCTCCTTAGTTCTGCCTTAAACACTTAGGTTCAGTGGTAAAGTCCGGCTGCTGGTTCAGTGGCTGAGCAGCTCCCATGTTTGACTTGCTGTGGTCCGGGAGTGAAACGGCCCGTGAGTAAACTGCTGGCTTGTCTTTTGTGTAACTGTCCCCTTGGCTCACCAGACCATGGAGCCTTTAGTCTCACATGTCAGTGGCTGAGATGAACACAAACACCCGTCGAGGTCAAATAACAGTCACGTTGTCTTTTTTCTACGCTGCTCTAGAACATTGAAGCATTAGGCCCCTTTACTTTGATGAGGATACACATGATATTTGTTGAAAGATATTTTCCTACCTTCATCTTACACCAGCAATAGATTTAAGTAATCAGGAAATATAACACTTTTCTCCTAAAGCTACTTTTAATATTGTATTGCTGTAGACTGTGCAGGACAAACGCGCTTCTCAAGGAGACGCAGTTTGAATCTTTGACTTGATCCAGTTCAGGAAATGAGTGACACGTGTGTAGACTCCAGGCTTGTTGGCCCTCCCGCACTCATCTCCCCAACTCACCAGGCCATAAACCACATGGGTCCTGTTCTCATTGCAGGTCAGCGGGCCCCCGGAGTCACCCTGAAACAAGAGCCAACGTCCAGCCGATCCGCACAACAGAACCCGCTTCACGTCAGTCATCTACGTTCTCTCTACCCACCTGACAGGAATCTGCCCCTCCTTGCAGGTGGCCAGCGCAGAACATG from the Betta splendens chromosome 15, fBetSpl5.4, whole genome shotgun sequence genome contains:
- the LOC114841870 gene encoding E3 ubiquitin-protein ligase Midline-1-like, with protein sequence MSRTASSTEHSGASRAMATVEETLKCPACQDLFTDPVTLPCGHHFCLTCIRAVWEGDGSEAGLSFCPECQILLPSDLTLEINTSLQTKVKECDSNKTQAAELQAAAPGGGARSASTVYCDHCIAAPSEAVETCLTCDASLCQAHALLHQQRSALRKHTVVEVTRDPLSLKCREHRDELKLFCMEERAPVCCLCVLVGPHKNHKAWQLSEACANFKRTLETTMNQLLERRSKAEHAIKDLESLYAQTVASAADFRERISDKYSRIRVVLDADERLMMQIIDAEELNTTEWLEAQRSVTEAHIRDIDDLRASSKSLLQETNELSDPLDSTPLQEVERNLCDLEKLRTVERLVDDLTVSLSPHFPRMWSYLCCPALDSETAHPKVEISEDGKQVCWRRQPAGEGPGTRPCDSQYSVLAQDCFTTGQHYWEVIVQDKPYWLVGVTTGPNHRTDAPSQSSSSLGVNGTSWCIYHADGRYMACHDTQETPLSVEKRVRKLGVLADLQKGALSFYDADAMTLLHAFSVLCTDSLFPMLNPCIDVNGLNKQPLTLFSIKDLWDSNTNAYQRDKD